One window of the Microplitis demolitor isolate Queensland-Clemson2020A chromosome 10, iyMicDemo2.1a, whole genome shotgun sequence genome contains the following:
- the LOC103570394 gene encoding uncharacterized protein LOC103570394 gives MSFSITKVSNMLVKWYLICSFIFYFIISSNLVKSCHTQCPKYSYEPYLERIKYLVRLPDHKKLNQLALVGTHSSLSYSINDEQSLVKTQNLNIQQQLKYGVRVLDIGIHPQSNLFEIYTENVDTSFKLSELLLQVDNFLDDNPGEFIIMFIRQVFISTLEVNKSNCDILNYYIETSVGGKRMVKNWGLNDTIGQHRGKILLASLDYSFDDCTLILNRDCQIQNDNAIHKKMKNSFTVEKKWTEIFQNIQRSYNKSYKCYINDLSYWDGVNTRKDIATDGGYYHNNGCPVPLNFIMADNFQKPHRALIIVIADFPPQKLIDGINDSNFHDSSWRSGWNK, from the coding sequence ATGAGTTTTAGTATAACTAAAGTCTCCAATATGTTAGTAAAGTGGTATCttatttgttcatttattttttattttataatatctaGTAATCTTGTAAAATCGTGCCACACTCAATGCCCAAAATATTCATACGAACCGTATTTGGAACGTATCAAATATTTGGTGCGATTACCGGATCATAAGAAATTGAACCAACTTGCACTCGTTGGTACTCATTCGTCATTATCGTACAGTATCAATGATGAACAATCGTTggtaaaaactcaaaatttgaatatccaACAGCAATTGAAATATGGAGTTCGTGTATTAGACATTGGCATACATCCGCAATCGAATTTATTCGAAATCTATACAGAAAATGTTGATACAAGCTTCAAGTTATCGGAATTATTATTGCAAGTTGATAATTTTCTTGACGATAATCCTGGTGAATtcataattatgtttatacgtcaagtttttatttcaacactAGAAGTTAACAAGAGCAATTGTGACattcttaattattacattGAAACTTCTGTGGGTGGAAAGCGTATGGTAAAAAATTGGGGGCTGAATGACACTATTGGACAACATcgtgggaaaattttattagcaaGTTTGGATTATTCATTTGACGATTGTACGTTGATCCTTAATCGTGATTGTCAGATCCAAAATGATAACgctatacataaaaaaatgaaaaattcttttactgTTGAGAAAAAGTGGacagaaatatttcaaaatatccaACGGTCTTATAATAAATCCTATAAATGttatataaatgatttaagtTATTGGGACGGTGTTAATACTCGTAAGGATATTGCTACAGATGGTGGTTATTATCATAACAATGGCTGCCCTGTACcacttaattttataatggctgataattttcaaaaaccacACCGTGCTTTGATTATTGTTATAGCTGATTTTCCtcctcaaaaattaattgatggaATAAATGACAGTAATTTTCACGATTCGTCTTGGCGATCTGGATGGAATAAGTGA